Proteins co-encoded in one Capsicum annuum cultivar UCD-10X-F1 chromosome 9, UCD10Xv1.1, whole genome shotgun sequence genomic window:
- the LOC107842972 gene encoding uncharacterized protein LOC107842972 isoform X2 — protein MSSFTATTPNFDNLLLQSLMNRLQIRSPSNSPSPQCLEDLLFNTLPFSSEDDDDNDKIDLFSSQAKLSKEESLVEKEIIRIILTGNVDSLMPNSGQAVVIGEHHICIGFHEDTGSDYRVWEWHGHIMLFDEENGYMPEYIYGNYFERVNGKIVKEKRGEEESEKEEKIGNLGLRELIQSGETNNEGRILRRNINAGSTS, from the coding sequence ATGAGTTCCTTCACCGCCACCACCCCAAACTTCGACAACCTCCTCCTCCAATCCCTAATGAACCGTCTCCAAATTCGTTCTCCTTCCAACTCACCTTCTCCACAATGCCTCGAAGATCTCCTCTTCAACACCCTCCCTTTCTCTTCCGAAGACGACGACGACAACGATAAAATCGACCTTTTTTCTTCCCAAGCCAAGTTATCGAAAGAAGAATCCCTTGTAGAGAAAGAGATTATACGGATAATATTAACGGGGAATGTTGATTCGTTGATGCCGAATTCGGGTCAAGCTGTTGTTATTGGTGAACATCATATATGTATTGGGTTTCATGAGGATACGGGTTCTGATTATCGGGTGTGGGAATGGCATGGTCATATTATGCTTTTTGATGAGGAAAATGGGTATATGCCGGAATATATATATGGGAATTATTTTGAAAGAGTTAATGGGAAGATTGTGAAGGAGAAAAGGGGAGAAGaggaaagtgagaaagaggagaaaaTTGGGAATTTGGGATTGAGAGAGTTGATTCAATCTGGGGAGACGAATAATGAGGGACGGATTCTTAGGAGGAATATAAATGCTGGCTCTACAAG
- the LOC107842972 gene encoding uncharacterized protein LOC107842972 isoform X1 has translation MSSFTATTPNFDNLLLQSLMNRLQIRSPSNSPSPQCLEDLLFNTLPFSSEDDDDNDKIDLFSSQAKLSKEESLVEKEIIRIILTGNVDSLMPNSGQAVVIGEHHICIGFHEDTGSDYRVWEWHGHIMLFDEENGYMPEYIYGNYFERVNGKIVKEKRGEEESEKEEKIGNLGLRELIQSGETNNEGRILRRNINAGSTRV, from the coding sequence ATGAGTTCCTTCACCGCCACCACCCCAAACTTCGACAACCTCCTCCTCCAATCCCTAATGAACCGTCTCCAAATTCGTTCTCCTTCCAACTCACCTTCTCCACAATGCCTCGAAGATCTCCTCTTCAACACCCTCCCTTTCTCTTCCGAAGACGACGACGACAACGATAAAATCGACCTTTTTTCTTCCCAAGCCAAGTTATCGAAAGAAGAATCCCTTGTAGAGAAAGAGATTATACGGATAATATTAACGGGGAATGTTGATTCGTTGATGCCGAATTCGGGTCAAGCTGTTGTTATTGGTGAACATCATATATGTATTGGGTTTCATGAGGATACGGGTTCTGATTATCGGGTGTGGGAATGGCATGGTCATATTATGCTTTTTGATGAGGAAAATGGGTATATGCCGGAATATATATATGGGAATTATTTTGAAAGAGTTAATGGGAAGATTGTGAAGGAGAAAAGGGGAGAAGaggaaagtgagaaagaggagaaaaTTGGGAATTTGGGATTGAGAGAGTTGATTCAATCTGGGGAGACGAATAATGAGGGACGGATTCTTAGGAGGAATATAAATGCTGGCTCTACAAG